In the genome of Phycisphaerales bacterium, one region contains:
- a CDS encoding electron transfer flavoprotein subunit alpha/FixB family protein, which produces MPADVFVFGEQRNDRLHPAALQAVTAARALAQQTGDQVVGVIVGSTVGAASEALGGAGVDRLLVISDPALEHYSVTRYRTALCAAVASQPPRALLLPATFMGRDLAPRLGAALGAAVVTDAVAVAVEGEELVVQRPVYNGKASCRVALPAGRLAIVSLRPNAFAAPRSSGSAVTAEILPFSPAAGDERITVQSVAKAGGGIKDVAEADIIVSGGRSLKSEENFRILYELAAELDGAVGASRAACDAGYQTHSRQVGLTGKTVTPRLYIACGISGAIQHLAGMRGSKVIVAINTDREAPIFKLADYGVVGDLFKVVPALTAAVKELHARS; this is translated from the coding sequence ATGCCAGCCGATGTCTTTGTATTCGGTGAACAGCGTAACGATCGCCTGCACCCGGCCGCACTTCAAGCCGTGACTGCGGCACGGGCGCTGGCTCAGCAAACCGGGGATCAGGTCGTCGGTGTGATCGTGGGGAGCACGGTCGGTGCCGCAAGCGAAGCCCTGGGCGGAGCCGGCGTGGACCGGCTACTCGTCATCTCCGACCCGGCGCTCGAACACTACTCGGTGACTCGTTATCGCACGGCCTTGTGTGCCGCAGTAGCGAGTCAGCCGCCACGCGCGCTGTTGCTCCCGGCGACATTCATGGGACGCGATCTCGCGCCGCGGCTCGGGGCCGCGCTCGGCGCGGCCGTGGTGACGGATGCGGTGGCTGTCGCAGTCGAGGGGGAAGAGTTGGTGGTGCAACGGCCGGTGTACAACGGCAAGGCGTCGTGCCGTGTAGCGCTGCCCGCCGGACGGCTGGCGATCGTGTCGCTGCGGCCCAACGCGTTCGCTGCGCCGCGCAGCAGCGGTTCGGCCGTCACGGCCGAGATTCTGCCCTTCTCACCGGCAGCGGGCGATGAGCGCATCACGGTGCAAAGTGTGGCGAAGGCGGGGGGCGGGATCAAGGACGTGGCCGAGGCGGACATCATCGTGTCCGGCGGGCGTTCGCTGAAGAGCGAGGAGAACTTCCGAATCCTGTACGAGTTGGCGGCGGAGCTGGATGGTGCGGTCGGGGCTTCGCGCGCCGCCTGTGATGCGGGGTACCAGACACACAGCCGGCAGGTGGGGTTGACGGGCAAGACCGTGACGCCGCGGCTCTACATCGCCTGTGGTATCAGCGGGGCGATTCAGCACCTCGCGGGGATGCGCGGCAGCAAGGTCATCGTGGCGATTAACACGGATCGCGAAGCACCGATCTTCAAGCTCGCGGACTACGGCGTCGTGGGCGATTTGTTCAAGGTCGTGCCGGCGCTGACGGCCGCGGTGAAGGAGCTGCACGCGCGCTCGTAG
- a CDS encoding electron transfer flavoprotein subunit beta/FixA family protein, which produces MKILVIVRQVPDSTATIRLRGDHKDIERAGVKMVVNPFDEFAIELAVQLREKRADVENIVAVLAGPASAAEALRTALAVGCDEGLHLQDPAFEALDELQLAAVLAAVVREGGYDLILLGKQEIDLDSGQTGPALAELLDLPHIGATTAFELAADGRTFTARRRIEGAEEVVAVPLPALVTIDKGLVEMRYPSLPNLMKAKKKPVKVLTAADVPGCADLVARLGGTRVVTYEPPPERPPGKLLEGEADQQARALVQLLRDEAKVI; this is translated from the coding sequence ATGAAGATTCTCGTTATCGTTCGCCAGGTTCCGGATTCCACTGCCACCATTCGACTGCGCGGGGATCATAAGGACATCGAGCGAGCCGGCGTGAAGATGGTCGTCAACCCGTTTGACGAGTTCGCGATCGAGTTGGCGGTGCAATTGCGCGAGAAGCGCGCCGACGTGGAGAACATCGTCGCGGTGCTGGCTGGCCCGGCGAGCGCTGCCGAAGCACTGCGAACCGCGCTGGCGGTCGGCTGTGATGAGGGTCTGCATCTGCAAGATCCCGCGTTTGAGGCGCTCGACGAATTACAGCTCGCCGCGGTGCTGGCTGCGGTCGTACGTGAGGGTGGTTATGACCTGATTCTGCTCGGCAAGCAGGAGATCGACCTCGACAGCGGGCAGACAGGACCGGCGTTGGCGGAACTGCTTGACCTGCCCCATATCGGGGCGACCACGGCTTTCGAATTGGCGGCGGACGGCCGAACGTTCACGGCGCGCCGCCGCATCGAGGGGGCGGAAGAGGTGGTGGCGGTGCCGTTGCCGGCACTCGTGACCATCGACAAGGGTCTTGTGGAGATGCGCTACCCTTCGCTGCCCAACCTGATGAAGGCCAAGAAGAAACCGGTCAAGGTGCTGACGGCCGCGGACGTGCCTGGATGTGCGGACCTGGTGGCGCGTCTGGGTGGCACCCGCGTGGTCACGTATGAGCCGCCTCCGGAGCGTCCGCCCGGCAAGCTGCTGGAGGGTGAAGCGGACCAGCAGGCCCGTGCATTGGTCCAGTTGCTGCGTGACGAGGCCAAGGTCATCTGA
- the metF gene encoding methylenetetrahydrofolate reductase [NAD(P)H]: protein MRIRELLTTGKPSFSFEFFPPKDDQGLSDLRATIAGLRDLKPTYISVTYGAGGSTRQRTLELVTHIRKDYGLEAMAHLTCVGTSRSQVLSVLECLDESGVENVLALRGDPPKGDDKFKPHPEGFNYASELAEFARRYFSFCLGGACYPEVHPESPNLEADLLHLKRKIAAGIEFLITQLFFDNQKYFDFVGKARAAGIGVPIIPGIMPITNFRQVERFTDMCGTSIPEPLLSELRNLQDDHHAVLSLGVAHATAQCVELLQRGAPGIHFYTLNKSPATRTILTALQTVYPPAREPAGS, encoded by the coding sequence ATGCGCATTCGTGAATTGCTGACGACGGGCAAGCCCAGCTTCTCGTTCGAGTTCTTCCCTCCGAAGGACGACCAGGGGCTCTCGGATTTGCGCGCCACCATCGCCGGTCTGCGCGATCTGAAACCGACCTACATCTCTGTCACATACGGCGCCGGCGGCAGTACCCGTCAGCGCACGCTGGAGCTCGTCACACACATTCGCAAAGATTACGGTCTCGAAGCCATGGCCCACCTGACCTGTGTCGGAACTTCGCGCAGCCAGGTGCTCAGCGTGCTCGAATGCCTCGACGAGTCCGGCGTCGAGAACGTTCTGGCCCTCCGCGGTGATCCACCCAAGGGCGACGACAAATTCAAGCCCCATCCCGAGGGCTTCAACTACGCCAGCGAACTCGCCGAGTTCGCCCGGCGGTACTTCAGCTTCTGCCTCGGTGGGGCCTGCTACCCCGAGGTCCACCCCGAATCGCCCAACCTCGAAGCCGATCTCCTGCACCTCAAGCGGAAGATCGCGGCCGGCATCGAGTTCCTCATTACGCAACTCTTCTTCGACAACCAGAAATACTTCGACTTCGTCGGCAAGGCCCGCGCAGCCGGAATCGGCGTCCCAATCATCCCGGGCATCATGCCCATCACGAACTTCCGGCAGGTGGAACGCTTCACCGATATGTGTGGCACATCCATTCCGGAACCGCTCCTGAGTGAATTGCGTAACCTGCAGGACGACCACCACGCCGTGCTTTCGCTGGGCGTTGCCCATGCCACGGCCCAGTGTGTGGAGCTGCTGCAGCGCGGCGCTCCGGGGATTCACTTCTACACGCTGAACAAGTCCCCGGCGACGCGCACGATTCTTACGGCACTTCAGACCGTCTACCCGCCGGCGCGTGAGCCCGCGGGAAGTTGA
- a CDS encoding VOC family protein: protein MADTQSPMPLFCWHELMTRDPATAQRFYCELLGWGTLEANMGGTTYTMFTAPTAPQGAAGMLAMTGPQFEGVPANWLAYIAVEDLDATVARVTKLGGQVRVPITPIPNMGRFAVIADPTGAVVALYQQ, encoded by the coding sequence ATGGCAGATACACAGTCCCCGATGCCGCTCTTCTGTTGGCACGAACTCATGACACGCGATCCGGCTACCGCCCAGCGGTTCTACTGCGAACTACTCGGCTGGGGCACGCTGGAAGCCAACATGGGCGGCACCACCTACACGATGTTCACGGCGCCGACCGCACCCCAGGGGGCCGCCGGAATGCTGGCGATGACGGGTCCCCAGTTCGAGGGGGTACCCGCGAATTGGCTCGCCTACATCGCGGTAGAAGATCTCGATGCGACGGTCGCGCGTGTGACCAAGCTCGGCGGCCAGGTCCGGGTCCCGATCACCCCGATTCCCAACATGGGTCGCTTCGCTGTGATCGCCGACCCCACAGGTGCCGTCGTAGCGCTGTATCAGCAATAA
- a CDS encoding carboxypeptidase regulatory-like domain-containing protein translates to MRACFVAPATVILLGTALAFAQGRDPKPENGGPPNIGPTPCAPFTIAKGDLSGFGLGDQPEGGTLILRSQPAWAQFWASHTRFVEPRPPLPDIDFGREVVIAAILGPQPTTGSANIAITSLERVGTWVRIGILEDRRPSMLPAFSNPFHLVTVPKGCLPPDANVLIQTYRPVPGSATLDGRVLGTIPGTDAQTRPLAGVLVQLLDDEGEVVARSRSGGDGTYFFVNVPPGEYLLHAQAPGFHPYDELLMLPPNARIRHDIVLFKIEPQPSSLSGRVFSLLQSTNTPPTPLGGALVQLFRDNASTPAYEVSSANDGTYAFDVLLPGPYLVRVSLDGYQTHTEPLLMPPGQDVVRNFFLRTVPQASAGVLTGRVFGHGATPTNVPPPLPGVRVAVVSNGAILGHAMTNQHGIYHLQNLPPGTWNAVASKLGWSTAQAEVVIVGGEVTMQNFVLSRTNIPPGENNPSQSDEWLPEDAEFEELDTAEAVLIPL, encoded by the coding sequence ATGCGTGCGTGTTTTGTTGCCCCAGCCACAGTCATACTCCTTGGTACAGCACTCGCATTTGCCCAGGGACGAGACCCGAAACCGGAGAATGGCGGGCCACCCAACATCGGGCCCACACCATGCGCACCTTTCACCATCGCGAAGGGGGATCTCAGTGGGTTCGGTCTCGGCGACCAGCCCGAAGGTGGCACGCTGATCCTTCGCAGCCAGCCGGCCTGGGCCCAGTTCTGGGCCTCGCACACGCGCTTTGTCGAGCCCCGCCCGCCGCTCCCTGACATCGACTTCGGGCGTGAGGTGGTGATCGCGGCTATCCTTGGCCCCCAGCCGACCACCGGCTCTGCGAATATCGCCATTACATCACTCGAACGCGTCGGGACGTGGGTTCGCATCGGCATTCTGGAAGACCGGCGGCCGAGCATGTTGCCGGCTTTCAGTAATCCCTTCCACCTTGTCACAGTGCCGAAAGGATGCCTGCCTCCGGACGCGAACGTGCTCATCCAGACCTACCGACCGGTCCCCGGGTCGGCCACGCTCGACGGCCGCGTCCTGGGCACGATTCCCGGCACCGATGCCCAGACCCGGCCACTGGCCGGTGTGCTCGTGCAACTGCTCGACGACGAGGGTGAAGTGGTCGCCCGTTCACGCAGCGGAGGTGACGGTACATACTTCTTCGTGAACGTTCCGCCTGGCGAGTACCTGTTGCATGCGCAGGCCCCGGGTTTTCATCCTTATGACGAACTCCTGATGCTGCCACCTAACGCAAGAATCCGTCATGACATCGTGCTCTTCAAGATCGAGCCACAGCCCAGTTCACTGAGCGGTCGGGTATTCAGTCTTTTGCAGTCAACGAACACGCCCCCAACGCCACTGGGCGGCGCCCTGGTGCAGCTCTTCCGCGACAACGCTTCCACCCCGGCCTACGAAGTCTCGTCGGCCAACGACGGGACGTATGCGTTCGATGTCCTGCTGCCCGGCCCTTACCTCGTGCGCGTCTCGCTCGATGGCTACCAGACCCACACCGAACCCCTATTGATGCCCCCAGGACAGGATGTGGTGCGGAATTTCTTTCTGCGCACCGTTCCGCAGGCGAGCGCGGGCGTTCTGACGGGCCGCGTTTTCGGGCACGGAGCAACTCCGACAAACGTCCCGCCGCCGCTGCCCGGTGTGCGGGTGGCCGTTGTGTCAAACGGCGCGATTCTCGGGCACGCAATGACTAACCAACATGGAATCTACCACCTACAGAACCTGCCGCCCGGGACATGGAACGCCGTCGCCAGCAAGCTCGGATGGTCCACGGCACAGGCCGAGGTTGTGATCGTCGGGGGCGAAGTGACCATGCAGAACTTCGTGTTGAGCCGAACGAACATCCCACCAGGAGAGAACAATCCGAGCCAGAGTGATGAGTGGCTGCCGGAAGACGCGGAGTTCGAGGAACTCGATACGGCCGAGGCCGTTTTGATTCCGTTGTAG
- a CDS encoding ATP-binding cassette domain-containing protein → MVSNAPSSVASAPLLRVEDLRTWFRPRRRRLWEPAGILKAVDGVSLEIAAGRTLGVVGESGCGKSTLARSILRLIPATSGRVQFDGRDVYALRPRALRQLRRDMQMIFQDPVGSLNPRLSIETLVGEALGVHGLARTAPQRRDRVVELLLRVGLPADALTRYPHEFSGGQRQRIGIARALALNPRLIVCDEPVSALDVSIQAQILNLLVDLQDELGLCYLFIAHDLAVVRRLSHTVAVMYLGRIVEHAATEALFLGPRHPYTQALLHAAPTIALHVQTAGRTLSQPRSALPLLHGEPPSPLNPPVGCVFHPRCPMAEERCRSERPELRLLSPGHEVACHYMEQTAASIWHGRQAYPTTI, encoded by the coding sequence ATGGTGTCGAACGCCCCATCCTCGGTTGCATCCGCTCCGCTGCTACGTGTGGAGGATCTGCGCACCTGGTTTCGGCCGCGCCGTCGCCGGCTCTGGGAACCTGCCGGAATCCTGAAGGCGGTAGATGGGGTGAGTCTCGAGATCGCCGCGGGTCGTACCCTGGGCGTCGTCGGCGAAAGCGGCTGCGGCAAGTCGACCTTGGCGCGCTCAATTCTCCGCTTGATTCCCGCGACGAGCGGGCGCGTGCAGTTTGACGGTCGCGATGTGTACGCCCTACGCCCCCGAGCGTTACGGCAGCTGCGCCGCGACATGCAGATGATCTTCCAGGACCCGGTCGGCAGTCTCAATCCGCGCCTGTCCATCGAGACGCTCGTCGGTGAAGCACTAGGTGTCCACGGACTCGCACGGACCGCGCCGCAGCGGCGCGACCGTGTCGTCGAACTGCTGCTGCGCGTCGGCCTGCCAGCAGATGCGCTCACACGCTACCCGCACGAATTCTCCGGCGGGCAGCGGCAGCGCATCGGCATCGCCCGAGCGCTGGCCCTGAATCCGCGGCTGATCGTCTGCGATGAACCCGTGTCCGCGCTCGATGTCTCGATCCAGGCCCAGATCCTCAACCTGCTTGTCGACCTCCAGGACGAGCTTGGCCTCTGTTACCTGTTCATCGCGCACGATCTCGCCGTCGTGCGCCGTCTGAGTCACACCGTCGCGGTAATGTACCTCGGCCGTATTGTCGAGCATGCCGCTACCGAGGCGCTCTTTCTCGGTCCGCGCCACCCCTACACCCAGGCCCTACTGCACGCCGCGCCGACCATCGCTCTGCACGTCCAAACGGCGGGCCGGACACTGTCGCAGCCGCGTTCCGCGTTACCGCTGCTCCACGGCGAGCCCCCCAGCCCACTGAACCCACCCGTCGGCTGTGTGTTCCACCCGCGCTGCCCGATGGCGGAGGAACGCTGTAGAAGCGAACGGCCGGAACTGCGACTGCTGTCTCCCGGCCACGAAGTGGCTTGTCACTACATGGAGCAGACCGCGGCTTCCATTTGGCATGGCCGGCAGGCGTACCCGACTACGATCTGA